The Thermoplasmatales archaeon nucleotide sequence ATTGCCCATCTTGAAATAGGAAGAGCTCTTACGAACTGTTATGACCCAGTGCTTTTGTATGTTTCTGGAGGAAATACTCAGGTTATTGCTTTTATGGAGAAAAAGTATAGAGTTTTTGGAGAAACTCTTGATATAGGTATTGGCAATTGCTTGGATAAATTTGGAAGAAGCATTGGAATGGATTTTCCATGTGGTCCAAAAATTGAGGAAATTGCAAAAAGAGGAGAGAAATATATTCCTCTGCCATACTCTGTTAAGGGAATGGATGTTGCATTCTCTGGAATTTTAACCGCCTGTCTTTCTTTAGTGAAGAGGGAAAGAATTGAAGATTTATGCTATTCATTACAGGAAACTTGTTTCAGCATGCTTGCAGAAGTGACAGAAAGAGCAATGGCTCATACAGAAAAAGAAGAAGTTTTGCTTGGAGGTGGAGTTGCTTGCAATGCCAGGCTAAAGGAGATAATAAAAACGATGGCAGAAGAAAGGGGGGCAAGATTTTTTTCCCCGCCAAATGAATTTTTGGTTGATAATGGTGCGATGATAGCATGGACGGGTTTAATTATGTATGAAGCGGGTATAAGATACGAAATTGAGGAAACAAAGATAAAGCAAAATTACAGAACAGATGAGGTGGATGTTTTATGGAGAAGTTGATTAAGAGAGGGGCGGAGGCTGAGATATATCTTGCGGAATGGAAAAATAGGAAAGCAATAATAAAGAGAAGAACTCCAAAAAAATACAGGATTAAGGAAATAGACGAAGAGATAAGAGAAAAAAGGACAAGGAAAGAAGCAATTATGATGGTGTCTGCGAGGGCGGGGGGCGTAAATGTGCCTTTAGTTTATGATGTGAGGGTTAAAGAGAAAGAGATTATAATGCAATATATAGAAGGAGAAAGACTGAAGGATAAATTGGATGAGAAAAAAGAGGAAGAACAGATGGAGATAAGTAGAAAAATAGGGGAAAGCATATCAAGGTTGCATTCAAACTGCATAATTCATGGTGATATAACAACATCAAATTTATTTTTACTTAATGATAGAATATATTTTATTGATTTTGGGCTTAGTTCAAGAAGTGAGGAAATAGAGGATATGGGCGTTGATTTGCATTTATTGATGGAGGCATTTAAATCCGCTCATAGAAATAAAAATTTATTCTCTTGGGTTAAAGAAGCATATGTAAAGTCATTTGATAAGGGAAAAGAGGTTGTTGAGAAAGTAAAAGAAATTGAAAGAAGGGGGAGGTATATGAGGAGAGTTACATGATATATTTCATAACAAGTAATAAACATAAATATGAGGAAATAAAGAAAATTGTAAAAAATGTAAAAATGCTGACAATTCCTTATCCAGAGATTCAAGCAAATGAACTGGAAGAAGTTGTTGTTTATGGAATAGAATATTTAAAAGAGAAAGTTGATGGAAATTTTTTTATAGAAGATTCTGGCTTATTTATAAAATCCCTAAATGATTTTCCAGGAGTTTATTCATCTTTTGTTTTTAAAACAATAGGTAATAAAGGAATATTAAAATTGATGGAGAATAAAAGAAACAGGGAAGCATTTTTTGCATCGGTTATCGGATATTATGATGGAAAAATAAATTTATTTAAAGGCATTTGTAAGGGAAAAATAGCAAGAGAAGAGAAAGGAAATAATGGCTTTGGATATGACCCAATATTTATTCCTGAGGGTAAAAGAAAAACTTTTGGTGAAATGGAAATAGAAGAGAAAAATCTATACTCCCACAGGAGCAAGGCGGTAAAAAAATTCATTGATTTTTTAAAATATTCTTGATTTCTTCTAAAGTTTCTTCTATTTTTTCTATTCTCCTATATATCTCATTTCTTGAAATTATATTCACACAGCATCTCTTCAAATCCGAATAAGATAAGCTTCTCTTTGGTAATATTCCCTTTTTTGATAATTCCGCAATTCTTTTGCCCATCTCTTCTTCATTTAGCTTAAAAATTTTTGAAGCCTCTTCAAAATTTTTAGATTGAGAAATTGTTTTAAGAAATTTTAATGTTTCATCATCAATAACTGGTGAATTTAAAAAACCATATTCTTCCATTATTTCTTCCATGCATTTTTTTACTATACTTTCAATCTCCTCTGGCTCTAATAATAAATAATATTCACTGAATTCTACTATCTCAACCCCTAATTCTTTAGCTGCAATTTTTGTTGCATCATCGCATTTCTTGCATATTATCATTGGCTTTAAGTTTGCAAGCTTTGCATTTGCATAAGCCTGTCTTACGGTTGTAAGATTTGCTCTGCCAGATTTCACTTCAATAGCATATTTCTCATTATTTTTTTCTGCGACTATATCTATTTCAGCAATATTTTCTCCCTTAGAATTTATCTTATAATTTGTTGCAATTATTGAAAAACCCTTTCCTTCAATTATTCTTCTTGCTATTCTTTCTGCTGAAGTCCCTCTTTTCCTCGTTTTTTCCCCTCCTTTTTCTTTTTCCATGCCTCAAGTGTCTCATCCACTTCTTCTATTGAAATGAGCTTCATTAAAAAAAGAATAAATAGAGAATAAATATTTTTCTGCCAAAAAATAAATCCCATTAAAAGAAAAATATTATATTTGCTTTTTATATCCCTTATGATGAAAGATATAGATAGAGAAATAGAAAAAATCCTTGAAGACAAATATAAAGATGGTAAGAAAATTATAAGGCTAAATAAGCAATCAAGGGATTTGTTAGAGGAATTGAAAAAAGAATGCCCTCATGTTGATGAAAAAGAGCTAATAAGTCTTTTTAAATCAGTTGCAGCTGGCACAAAAATGGTTGACTCCGCTATAATTGCTTCCGCCTACAATATGGAATATAATATAACACATCCCTCCCCCCAAAAGAAATTTTGGCTTGAAGATATTTTTCCAAAGAGTAAAATAAAAAGAATAAAAGATATAATGAAAAATAAGAAAGTTTATAAGGAATTGATTAAGTTGATAAGTGAGATAGAAAGCAAGTACGATGGTAAAAATCCTCCTGATAATTCAATTTTTGTAAAAAAAATAGAAAGCTTTCTCAGAAAGGTGAAAATTTGAGGATAGAGGAGCATCCTATCCTTAAATTTAAAAGAGAAAAAGAGATATATTTTTATTACAATGGAAAAAAACTCAAGGCATATGAAGGAGAAACAATAGCATCCGCTCTTTATGCAAATGGGGTAAAAGTTTTTAGCAGAAGCAAAAAAGGGCGTGCAAGGGGTTTCTTTTGCGGGATAGGAAAATGCTCCTCTTGCCTAATGAAGGTTGATGGTATCCCGAATATAAGGACCTGCATTACACCTGTTAGGGAGGGAATGATTGTGGAAGATAATGATAAGGAAATATCAAATCTGGGGTATGAGAATGGAAAAGTTAAAAAAATATCTTGCGAGATTGCGGTTGTGGGGGCGGGGCCTGCGGGCATGAGCTCTGCGATTGAGGTATCGAATTATGTGGATGTATTGCTAATAGATGAAAATCCTCATGTTGGAGGGCAATTAATAAAGCAAACCCATAAATTTTTTGGTAGCAAAGAGGAGGGGGCGGGCACAAGAGGGATTGAAATTGCAAATGAGCTGAGGAAGGAAATTGAGGAGAGGAGAATAAGATTACTTAGAAATACGAGTGTGATTGGATACTATGATAGAGGATATAAATTCCTTTCCGCTGTAAATAAGCTTGATAAAATACTGTATGAAATAGAAGCGAAGAGAATAATATTTGCAACCGGAGCTCAGGAAAACATGCTTTTGTTTGAAGGAAATGATTTGCCTGGAGTATATGGAGCGGGTGGTGTACAAACCCTTATGAATGTATATGGTGTCAGGCCCGGCAAGAAAGGAGTTATTGTTGGAGCGGGAAATGTGGGTTTAATTCTTGCCTATCAGGTTCTGCAAGCGGGCGTGGGGGTTGCTTGTATTATTGAGGCAATGGATAAGATTGGAGGATATTTTGTTCATGCTGCAAAGGTTAGGAGATGTGGTGTTCCAATATATACAAGGCATTCGATAAAGGAAGCATATGGAAGGGAAGAGGTAGAGGGGGTGATAATAGCGGAATTAAATGATAAATGGGAATTTATTGAGGGAAGCGAAAAAAAAATTGATTGCGATTTTGTATGCATAGCGGTTGGGTTAACTCCTTCTTCAAGAATTTTATCTCAAACTGGAGCGGAAATAAGATTTATAAATGAAGCGGGTGGATGGGTTGCTCTGCACAATGAATATATGGAAACAACAAAAGAAGGGATATATGTTGCGGGTGATTTATCTAATATTGAAGAGGCCTCTACCGCAATTATTGAAGGAAAAATTGCTGGACTGGCATGTGCTAACAGTATAAGAAAAATAGATGATTTTGAAGAAAAATTTAAGAAATATTCATCTCAACTAAGAATATTTAGGGAAGGATATTTTGGAGAAAGAGCAAGGAAAGCAAAGGAAAAAATCATAAGTGGTTATTATGAAAAAATGGGAAAAAGAAGGGTATCTGGAGTTGAGTGATCTAAAATTGCCGAATGAAGAGCAATTGAAAAAGGGAGTGGCGATAATAGAATGCATCCAGCAAATACCTTGCAATCCGTGTGTTGATGCTTGCCCAAAGAAGGCAATTTCAATGAAGGATATAAATGCATTGCCAGAAATTGATTATGAGAAATGCATTGGTTGCGGAAAATGCATTGAAGTTTGTCCTGGACTGGCGATATTTCTTGTTAAAATAGTTGGAAAGGAAGCAATGGTAAGCATTCCATATGAATTTATTCCCTTGCCAAAAGAAGGAAGTATAGTGAAAGCTCTCGATAGAAGGGGGAATGAGATATGTGATGCAAGAGTAGAAAAAGTAAAGAAGGGAAAAACAAATGTTGTTACAATAAGAGTGCCCTCAAATTATGCAATGGAAGCAAGGAATATAGAGGTATAAGGCAAATTCATTGCTTCATTAATTATTTATATCACAATTTTATATTAGAAAACATGAAAAAGATTGCAATTATAATTGCTATTCTGTTGATTTTGCCATCTTGGGTTAGAGGTGATTCAGAAGAAAATATCTTAAAGATAACTATAGAAAGGATTAGGAAAGTATATGTAGGCGATGAAGTGCCAACTTTTTCAATAGTAATAAATGTTGATGGGCAAAGATGGGAAGGCAAGTATGAGGGGCAAGATATAATTATTCGTGAAAAAATTGAGTTTAAAATTAAGGAAGATAAAGATAAAATAAACATTTCAATTGAGATATTTGAAGAAGGAAAAAGAGGATATATTACTCCAGACGATGGAATTTTGAATATAGAATTGGATACTAAGAGAGGAGATTGGAATAAGGACGATTTTCTTGGCGATATCGACGCTTACGGGCATGCGGGCGGATGCAGTGATGGAAAAATAGATGAATATGATTATGAAATATGGTTTGATATAATTTATAATGACTATGACAATGACAGGCTAACATATTGGGAAGAAGAAAATATATACCATACAAATCCATATGTAAGCGACTATGGGATTGATTATGATGGAGATGGTGTAGCCATAGAATGGGAAGATAAATATGGTTATGATCCTTTTAATATAGAAAATCATGCAAATATTGACACAGATAATGATGGTTTAAGTAATTTAGAAGAATATATGATGAGTGAATGGCTATCAGATCCATTTAGAAGGGATATTTACATTGAAGTTGATTGCATGGAAGAATATAATGGGATAAAGCATATAATGCCAGAAAAATCTATTCAATTGCTCTACTCCGCTTTTTCAAAGAAAAACATAATGTTATTCATAGATAATGGAATAATTGAGGAAATGGATATAATTCCATACAAAGAAACCC carries:
- a CDS encoding 4Fe-4S binding protein codes for the protein MKKWEKEGYLELSDLKLPNEEQLKKGVAIIECIQQIPCNPCVDACPKKAISMKDINALPEIDYEKCIGCGKCIEVCPGLAIFLVKIVGKEAMVSIPYEFIPLPKEGSIVKALDRRGNEICDARVEKVKKGKTNVVTIRVPSNYAMEARNIEV
- a CDS encoding FAD-dependent oxidoreductase; translated protein: MRIEEHPILKFKREKEIYFYYNGKKLKAYEGETIASALYANGVKVFSRSKKGRARGFFCGIGKCSSCLMKVDGIPNIRTCITPVREGMIVEDNDKEISNLGYENGKVKKISCEIAVVGAGPAGMSSAIEVSNYVDVLLIDENPHVGGQLIKQTHKFFGSKEEGAGTRGIEIANELRKEIEERRIRLLRNTSVIGYYDRGYKFLSAVNKLDKILYEIEAKRIIFATGAQENMLLFEGNDLPGVYGAGGVQTLMNVYGVRPGKKGVIVGAGNVGLILAYQVLQAGVGVACIIEAMDKIGGYFVHAAKVRRCGVPIYTRHSIKEAYGREEVEGVIIAELNDKWEFIEGSEKKIDCDFVCIAVGLTPSSRILSQTGAEIRFINEAGGWVALHNEYMETTKEGIYVAGDLSNIEEASTAIIEGKIAGLACANSIRKIDDFEEKFKKYSSQLRIFREGYFGERARKAKEKIISGYYEKMGKRRVSGVE
- a CDS encoding YraN family protein, whose product is MEKEKGGEKTRKRGTSAERIARRIIEGKGFSIIATNYKINSKGENIAEIDIVAEKNNEKYAIEVKSGRANLTTVRQAYANAKLANLKPMIICKKCDDATKIAAKELGVEIVEFSEYYLLLEPEEIESIVKKCMEEIMEEYGFLNSPVIDDETLKFLKTISQSKNFEEASKIFKLNEEEMGKRIAELSKKGILPKRSLSYSDLKRCCVNIISRNEIYRRIEKIEETLEEIKNILKNQ
- a CDS encoding XTP/dITP diphosphatase; its protein translation is MIYFITSNKHKYEEIKKIVKNVKMLTIPYPEIQANELEEVVVYGIEYLKEKVDGNFFIEDSGLFIKSLNDFPGVYSSFVFKTIGNKGILKLMENKRNREAFFASVIGYYDGKINLFKGICKGKIAREEKGNNGFGYDPIFIPEGKRKTFGEMEIEEKNLYSHRSKAVKKFIDFLKYS